The Colius striatus isolate bColStr4 chromosome 8, bColStr4.1.hap1, whole genome shotgun sequence genome includes the window TTGCCTTTTGTAAAAGATTGTGTAATTTATAGACTAGATATTAACATTACTGCAAAGGGGCCTGAATAAAAGAGAACTCTTTTACAGATATTTACTGGTTGCAAATTGAGACTCTAATCATGCAAGCAGTTATTCACATGCTTGCATTTATGCATGCCACAATCTCAGTTACTTTAATAACTTATTTAACCAACACAGATTATATCTGGGTGTTGCTTATTAGATGAAGCCCTTTGTAGCCTTGCTCATAAATTTATTTATGAACATCACAATTTTATGTTTATACTACTAACTTGTTATTGATGTATTGAGATTTATAATCAAGCTTTATATGGTAGGTACAGAAGGTCCCTAGAGTAGAGTAGTTATTGAAATGACTAATGGGAAGAGCAAAAGAACTATTCCTAATTAAATCTTCTGTGCTTTACCCACCAGGATTAATAATGTTCTCACTGCTGCACCGATGTACACAAAAATATATCTTACTTGCTTGTTTAGTCTGACATCAATTCATTTATAGGTAGGAAATGATACAGAAAACAGATGGAATAGGACAATGCATTTCTATCAAACTCTATTTAGGTTTAAAGATTGTATAGTTATTTACACTATttgaagtaatttatttttcagtaaaggAATTAACTTTACATATGCCTTCAATAGTTAATGTAATTCAGATAACATTAAATATTGCTGTTCAGCTAATGCTGTTTGATTTGTCCCACACCAAATAACTGCACTTCTTTATAAGCATACATATCCAAGCACCTGCACGCACAGAAGCTTATGCCTGGCCAAGCAGATGACACTGAGTTCAAAAGTGTTTTGACATCTATTTCACAGAGACTGCCTGTGGTCAATCAAAGACTCTTAGGAAatgctattttttccctttgttctgtAAAATCAGGTAGCATGTAATTAGAATCCTAATTAtggcattttgcttttcatggCTCAATGATTTCTTAAACAAATCTGTTGCAAATGCATAGATTAAGTTGGCTTCTTACAAATGCAGAAATTAACACTGCACCTAGTTGTATTCAGTATTAAAAACACAGAGGTCTAGGACCATCTACTGTCTTTGAATTAGTATGTAAAATAAACGTTCCTGAGGCAACTGCTTCCTGGACACTCAGCATGCCACACATCTCAGGGATAAGGAAAAGATCTGGTCTTTTTCTCTGCAACTCTCACATTCTATCCTATCTATCCACATTTGATTTCACTATCCTGCTCGTGTTTTGATCAGATGCATTTCACACTCTGCAAAATCAACTACATGGTTTtcattttacaatatttttttttcacctctgtaATATCACTATTGTCtcatcttttctgcttctgcacACAAACAGTCATGTCTCATTCTAACTATTCCATTAACTTCCTGATACTTATCCTGTGCCTTTACATTCTGTGGGCAGTTCTACTAACTTTACTTTTCCCTACTCATCATTCTGAGTATTACAGTCCGAGTTGTTCTCTTGATCTCCTTATCTCCACTTCATCACATGAATGCTTCTCATCCTTTGAGACTCTTCGACACTTAGCTATTCACTGTTTATCTGCTGTTGTAGTTTAACCACCATATATTTTAACTTAGGTTAGACAATGATACAATAGATGTGCTGGACAATTGAGAACTCTTTAGCAGTTTTGGAAAATTGATTGAACAGCATACCCTTCTATCAGAGAAGCTACTGtttgaaattaattaaaaataaaattgcatgCAGAATAGAAGTTTGGAGCTTGAGGAAGGTTATGGTGAAACCATCTTTAACCAATGAACTGATTTCTATTACACTTCCTTGGCTAAAAATTCCAGAAATTGtgctcagaaaaaaattgcagaGTTGATAATGTTTACAGCCATTCAATCAAAACAAAGATGTTGGACCCCTGTACCTCTGATGTTGTCTGATTTGCTAAATGATGAGCTTTACACAGTTAGATGGAGGACACTGCACTATGTTAGATAAACATCCTATGTGATTGATATTTTTCTTGGCTTTAAcgttaaaaaaaatatcctaaaCTAGGCAGactttaaaatgccattttagATAGGTGGACCAGCACTAAATGTGTCTTTTAAAGAAGGATACTTTTCAAAAGCTTAGTGGTACATTGGAAGATtattggggaaaagaaaagctgttgtTTTTTGGCTATGCTGTGTTTTAATTGGATCAAGATCCTTACATACAATATCAAAGTTATATGAAACAATAGAACAATAACCTtattttataacttttttttttctcttgcaaggTTCAACATCTGTCTGAAAAACAGTTCTACTTAGAAACTCTGAAAAAACGTGAAGATAgtttagaaaagcagaaagctgaACTCATTAATCAAAAAAGCAGTCTTCTTAAAGTCTTTGTATGTTTCCAGTTATGATATTCATATAGCTTGTTTTTTTTAGATTAGGAAAGTATTCAGctttaaaatttgaaaatacTGAAGCAGTGATGCTTTAAATTTGGAAAATgcgtattttattttttactctaGCATACTTAATATAAATGTAGATAATTTCTCACTTTTAATTGAAACCTCGACCTAAGGTAACATATGCTGCAGTTTATCTACAAAGCTGACTTAACATTCTTGACTTAATTTTCTAATGTCTGCTATTGTATGACTGAACTCCAATTTTGACATATTTCCTTTCTAAAAGATAGCTAGGAATGTCGCATCTTAAATTGGGCTGCCTCACCCACAATGAAACATATTCAGAAGGATTAAGGGAAAAGCTCAGGGAGGGTAACACCACATTTTAATTCTCACATTTCACATGAACTCTTTAAGGCTAGCTACACCTACCCACTTCTTTAAAGGTAACCACTTGCAACACATTACAGATAAGGTTTTTAGTCCTTTCTTGTGCTGATATGAATATGGCCTTCCTCTTACTTCTTTGAGGATCCTTATATCTACATATATTAAGAAATGCCACAGATGAGTACTCTTGTCTGCATCTATATTTGTACTTTAAATCAACACAGCCAAATCTTAAACATTCAGTCTAAATTATTGGTACTAACCATAACTCTATAGGCAGACATCCTTCTAATTAAGTAATATTTCTTCAGCATAGAAAATATTCCCAATCCTAAGtatacaaataaagaaaaaataaagtatcatAGAAAAATTATTTAGCTATAAAAGCTAAATATCCTTTGAAAAAATGTGcaaatttcttttcattgtaaAGAGTCAAGTTTGAAATAAAGGCtataatttctttccttctgtatttaaggataattttaatttcttttattgagCAATTagttaagatattttttaaaggattttaatattgcttttctctttagaatgttttttctttccataaaaCTAAACAGTTACTTCCTATGAACTATAGCTTTCTTGGTAATTATTGAGAGAGCTAAAGTAAGTCTGCATTCTGCAGAGGAATAACCACCTTTACCTTATTTAATAACAACCTGAAAAGAAGTGTGGCCCTACGATGCTACTGACTTCAAACAGAACTTTCTATTAGTTTCAATAAAGaattaaactgaaaagaaactaCTGGCACAAGCCTGTAACAtaatatattgatttttttaaatgttttattattaAGAATATATCTTTCActttttcagataaaataaaaaggttAAAGCAACAGATAAAATGGTAGAGCTGTAGAACATTTCCATGTTCTCATAGGTCAGGAAAAGTAAATACTCTACATTTACGTTACAAGTTTAAGGATAAACAACAACAGTGTGCTTCAGTCTGTCCAGCTTACCAAAGGCTTTCTTGGGCTTTTTTCTCATGAACATTAacccttccctttctttttctttttttcttttcaggcagatgcaaaaagaaaaatgactgaAGAGGAAGATAATTTTATTAGAGAAGTAACAGAGTTTAATGATGAGTATGGATTAATGAGTAACAGAGatcttctgattaaaaaaaaagtcaagactGAAATAAATGATTTAGAGAACGAGGCAGCTCTGTTGAAAAATGGTAAGTCTTATATTAAACTATTTTCTCTTGGATTACCAAAGAATGAATACAAATCAGTAAAATATAGCTGTGCAAAACAATAATTTTAATTGCATTCTCTTGCTGTCTGGAACTTCCTCTCAGCATTAAATTGAACACATTAAAGAAGCATAATTAAAATCTCTTCTATTCCTTATCTTCTTCAGTCCTTTCTGACTATGAGCACtatgaggagaagcagcagaccTGCAGAGGTGGCTCCCAAAGTCAACCAGCACAGAGGTGTGCTGTCATATATAGCATACTGTTTTAGCTCTGCACTGATTATAATCACCTATGCCTGAGCTATGTAAATTTCATTAGTTTCACAATAATTATATGCACAGATGTCTTGTAGGACTGGTCTTTTACTTCCACAGTGTAACTTTATCTTTGAGTTACGATACAGAATATGAGATTTCTCAGAACAGAGATTCAGACTGAAAAGCAACCCTTCAGCAAGGAAATGGTGGCCATTGTGGATCACAGGCTGAACATGATTCAATGACATCAGAATGCCAGCACCGCACTGAGACATAAACATAATTCTGACCTAGAAGAtatcataataataataatcctCACTCTGGGGCATTTAAACTCCTAGCTGGAATACTGTGCATCTAGTTTTGGATGTTACACTTCAAGAAAACAATGTGGTCCAGCTGGAGAGGATCCATATGGGACCAGTGAGAGTGATCAGAGATctggagaacaaaaaaaacccaagaatgCTATTTAACCTATGAAGGAAAAGACTGATGAAAGATGGATATCAGTCTTAAAATTGCTAAAGGAttctgtaaaaaagaaaactaatatATTTCCTATACCCATAGTGAACTGAATAAAAAGGAACAAGTGTAAACCATAATAAAAGAGTGTCTGAAAAGACTGGAATACTCTGCCATCACCAAAGGAACTAGGAGCCTCCATTACTAAATGTCTTTAAAACAGGTTAGACAGGCATCTGTTAGAAATGACAGAGGTACAACCAATCCTGCCTTCAGGACAAGGAGTGCAGTAGCTGACCCCTCAAAGTCATTTCCAGACTCATTATTCTATCATTAGTTGAGAATTCCTGAAACAAGATATAAAGTTCCTGAAACGTGCCTCTCCATTTGAGATTTTACTTGGTGGTACcttctttctgtatttcctGTGTCTCACATCCTGaactgcagctgaaaaaaagtctgtatttgGTGGTACCTGTTACTTTTAATGATGAATTTTTACATATTCAAGCAGATCAGTAGAACATGAAAGTCGACTAGGATCTTCTCTAGCTTTAGTTGCTCTCTTAGTTCCATccttttaaattttccttttttgacaTACACTTTGTCTGCCTTTCTGTCTGCTACAGTCCTGAGAATACTGATAACATTAAGAAGAAAAGTTTAAGTAACTCATAACAAGGAAACTCTGTGAGAATCTCTAGTTGTCAGGGAAACAATAATCATTAATTCCAGATGCTGTCAATGGTCAGGTTCAAATGTCCATAACTCCAAACAAAATAAggctttttttcagttctcctgggaagTTCATCACATATTAAATAAGTTGTCTTCCTTTATAGCTGAAGTAACTAAAGCAAAACATTCTCTTTATGCACAGTCAACAAACTATGTCAAATatcttaatatttttcaaaaatccttTCCTAATTATGAATACATTGTATGACATAGAATGGCTTGTGAACTGGGTTTTATATGACTTATTTTAGTTGATTTTAGTTTTGTATTTAAGGTTCTTTTTGGCTAGCTGAAGATTGGTAGAAGTAGTTAAGAATAACTAAGATTAAATCACGAAGACTAAAACTGCaatgcattttaatttaaaatgttttttttcttagaaatgGAGTCAATGCAACATGAAAATGTTCAGTTAAATGCActtcagctgcagaagaaagaaTTAAAGCAGAATTTATTTACTCTTCAAAGCAAACTCAAAGGTGTGCCTGATAAGCAGTTGTTATGATAATTACTTGTGGCTTGACACAAACTTCTGAAAGATCTTTTCTGTCAGTTATTTTTGCTCAGGAAAAAAGGAATCATAGAAACAagatttgaatatatttttacattatgTAATTCATCATTTTTTAAGCATGCTTACATAAAATACTATGGATTTCAAtaagatgtattttaaatgtcagtGATTCAGAGGTCTACAGATTTTCTCAATCAAAAGTTATAAACAGGAGAAAggaatttttacttttgttgGTAAGTCGTATACTTAAATGGGGAATTTAGTGTTTCAAAGGAGATTTAAAATCAACATGAATATTGTTTAAAACCCATCAACATATCATTAAGAAATGTCAGTAAATTTCAAACATTTAACAAGCAATGTGACTTGGATTGATAAAGACAGACTTGGCCTAGGTGCTAAACCTCTGAGCTGTAAATTCAGCCGTCTTTACTAACATTTGTGTATTTGTGCATGAAAGTCTGTGcatgaaaaaaggaaatctaCACCAAAAGCTGTGTTGAATACCCAGGAAACTggataaatgaaaaattaaaaaaatacaggaggAATCAAGAAAATCTATGTGCCAAGTGTGATCACAAGCAATAGGGAAGATTTTGAAATTtggattaaaaaatgtaatctaGAAGCACTTCAATAACTTTTTTACAAACATATAAGGAACATGTCACAGCAAAAGAGCAAAGACCAGCTGTAAATATGGTCATAAATTGTTTGGGAAAAGGTaagaacatttttagaaaattgTAATATCCATATCAAACTAATAAAAGAATGTTCTTTATTCACATGATTTTATCATATGAACAAGTTCAAAGAAATGTTAGAGAAGGTAACATGGATGATTAATATCTATAAGgtaactattttatttttagaccTTGAGGAAACAATCAGAGAGACTAAAAGAATGACCAAAGatttagaagcagaaaaagtCCAAGTCACTAAAAAACCTCAGACTGATCCTGAATGTTTAAGGTATGAGTCTCTTGTTAACATATTCCTACATTTAATTTTAGGTCTGTAACTGCAGATGAGTCCTGATGACAATAACCAGTTTACCTTTTCTGTACAATATTCCTTTGCAATCATAAGAAACATTGTTTTTATTACATAACATGCATTCATAATGTTTAATAGTCTTTCACCCTTGTGTGCATGCTCCAATGAACTGAAAAGTGAAAGTGTTTGCAAGGAACTCAGTGAAACGTGGAGGAAGAGCAAAAGATTGCTTCTTGGGTGGAAGGCCAGTTCTTAAGTTTGCATTAAAACACTGAGTACTGATGAACTACACAACTCTAGGTATACTTCTGCTGACATTCTGTACAACCTTCTCCAGAGCCTGATTGCTATGGGCCACAAAAATCTCCAGATGGGCACAGTATTGATTTGTTTTCTCTATGATCTCTACCATCAGTTCTAGATTGCCTTCTAATTAAGCTAGTTTAGAACAAAACTTTGAAGATTTAACCAAGACACAAAACCTTGCACAGCCTCTCTTAATTATGAGTTTTGGTTCCCAGGAACTGAGTGGTAATGTCTCATTTCTCATCAGTTTGCTTAAGTTTTCAGTATGCAGAAAATAATGTCATTTtctcaacagcaacaaaaaaatccaatgcAAAAAGCTCCATATCACAGAATTAACTATCTATTTCCTATTTTATGGTTCCAGATGAAAGTGCCTGTggatttacaaaatatttgataGACAATGCAAAGGAAACTCCTCCTCAAAAAGTTGGTCCAAAATCTTCTCTAACAGAAATTGTGAGGGAAAACAGAACTTTTGTTACTaacatgggggttttttcctataAATTTCTGagttttttacaaaaaaaaaaaaaatagaggacaaataaatagaagaaagagaagaaaaataataaaataagaaatagaagaaatagagaaataataaatagaggaaaaataaaattttgcaGTGCACCCTGAGCATTTTGCTGAAAGGCAATTTGGTAACAGCCCATTTTATGCTCAATATcagtttttgaaagaaaaggataCATTAGCCCTATTACTATACTCTCTTCAACCTCTTA containing:
- the CCDC172 gene encoding coiled-coil domain-containing protein 172 — encoded protein: MNLDALFQQIQLTEKQAREKRHLIQQAKLDINRNYEKINQIKEELSTAKFKLETKVQHLSEKQFYLETLKKREDSLEKQKAELINQKSSLLKVFADAKRKMTEEEDNFIREVTEFNDEYGLMSNRDLLIKKKVKTEINDLENEAALLKNEMESMQHENVQLNALQLQKKELKQNLFTLQSKLKDLEETIRETKRMTKDLEAEKVQVTKKPQTDPECLRLKKELENCKDDGWESICETLRAEIEVLQSNLSQKKSSDK